One segment of Paraburkholderia caribensis DNA contains the following:
- the phnT gene encoding 2-aminoethylphosphonate ABC transport system ATP-binding subunit PhnT, which produces MNTATLADSGAPVATPRAQGVAQTGAPGGVQIEHLTVRFGSRTVLDDLSLTIERGELLTVLGRSGCGKTTLLRFIAGFIEADGLAGTLTVAGRDLTHVPPHKRNLGLLFQSYALFPHLSVFENVAFGLRARRISTKEIARRVADALKLVQLGDAGHVMPAQLSGGMQQRVALARALVIEPDVLLLDEPLSALDANLRASVRSELKALHERLPNLTIVCVTHDQDDALVLSDRTLLMREGQIAQLGTPQELYDQPNDAFVARYLGAANLLPPSVAFALGDARYSERERVACLRPEAMRIVPLGEGQLHGTISTVEWYGSVLAVQVALDAMPNEPVQVSMQRGTGMTPEKGARISLRYEADDVVLIQP; this is translated from the coding sequence GTGAACACTGCAACTCTCGCGGATTCGGGCGCGCCAGTCGCCACGCCGCGCGCGCAAGGCGTCGCGCAGACGGGCGCGCCGGGCGGCGTGCAGATCGAACATCTGACCGTGCGCTTCGGCTCGCGCACGGTGCTCGACGATCTGTCGCTGACGATCGAGCGCGGCGAACTGTTGACCGTGCTCGGCCGCAGCGGCTGCGGCAAGACGACGTTGCTGCGCTTCATCGCCGGTTTCATCGAGGCGGACGGCCTTGCCGGCACGTTGACGGTCGCGGGCCGCGACCTCACGCATGTGCCGCCGCACAAGCGCAATCTGGGGCTGCTGTTCCAGAGCTATGCGCTGTTTCCGCATTTGTCCGTGTTCGAGAACGTCGCATTCGGTCTGCGCGCGCGCCGGATCTCGACGAAGGAAATCGCGCGGCGTGTCGCCGATGCGCTAAAGCTGGTGCAACTCGGCGACGCCGGCCACGTGATGCCCGCGCAACTGTCGGGCGGCATGCAGCAGCGCGTGGCGCTGGCGCGTGCGCTCGTGATCGAGCCGGATGTGCTGCTGCTCGACGAACCGCTTTCCGCGCTCGACGCCAATCTGCGCGCGTCGGTGCGCTCCGAACTGAAGGCGCTGCATGAGCGCCTGCCGAATCTGACCATCGTCTGCGTGACGCACGACCAGGACGACGCGCTCGTGCTGTCCGACCGCACGCTGCTGATGCGCGAAGGCCAGATCGCGCAGCTCGGCACGCCGCAGGAACTGTACGACCAGCCGAACGACGCCTTCGTGGCGCGCTATCTAGGCGCGGCCAATCTGCTGCCGCCGAGCGTCGCATTTGCACTCGGTGATGCGCGTTACAGCGAGCGCGAGCGCGTCGCGTGTCTGCGTCCCGAGGCGATGCGTATCGTGCCGCTCGGCGAAGGCCAGTTGCACGGCACGATTTCGACGGTCGAATGGTATGGCTCGGTGCTGGCCGTCCAGGTCGCCCTCGACGCGATGCCCAACGAACCCGTGCAGGTGTCGATGCAGCGCGGCACCGGCATGACGCCCGAAAAGGGCGCGCGGATCTCCCTGCGTTACGAGGCAGACGATGTCGTCCTTATTCAGCCCTGA
- a CDS encoding 2-aminoethylphosphonate ABC transporter permease subunit, translating to MSSLFSPDAGSDALAQAADARRAATAASHAAAKRRRERLSQWHLAFLAIFVLGPLVIYPLVRLVLLSLSGEHGLGFHAYSTFFRNPETSGVIGTTLWILFASAGLASLLGVALASLLFFKPFPGARLVTRFLELFVAFPSFLVAFTLIFLYGSQGSVSIGLQRLFHLEAPPLDFLFGIGGVILAEVVFYAPFVVRPTLASFATLDMRLIEAARSLGANGWMVALRVIVPLAWPGIAAGTILCFLLTLNEFGILLVLGSAHLITLPVAIYSSATVDLDLPTAAAGAVVMLAMSLSLYALYRQVNKRKVRGAK from the coding sequence ATGTCGTCCTTATTCAGCCCTGACGCCGGCTCCGACGCGCTCGCGCAAGCGGCTGACGCCCGCCGCGCCGCGACGGCCGCCTCGCACGCGGCCGCAAAGCGCCGGCGCGAGCGCCTGTCGCAATGGCATCTGGCGTTTCTCGCTATTTTCGTGCTCGGCCCGCTCGTGATTTATCCGCTCGTGCGGCTCGTGTTGCTGAGCCTGTCGGGCGAGCATGGACTGGGCTTTCACGCTTATTCGACGTTTTTCCGGAACCCGGAGACGAGCGGCGTGATCGGCACGACGCTGTGGATTCTGTTCGCCAGCGCCGGGCTTGCGTCGCTGCTCGGCGTGGCGCTCGCGTCGCTGCTGTTCTTCAAGCCGTTTCCGGGCGCGCGGCTCGTCACGCGGTTTCTGGAACTGTTCGTCGCGTTCCCGTCGTTCCTCGTCGCGTTCACGCTGATCTTTCTGTACGGCTCGCAAGGCTCCGTCAGTATCGGGCTGCAACGGCTCTTTCATCTCGAAGCGCCGCCGCTCGACTTCCTGTTCGGCATCGGCGGCGTGATTCTCGCGGAAGTGGTGTTCTACGCGCCGTTCGTCGTGCGTCCAACCCTTGCGTCGTTCGCGACGCTCGACATGCGTCTGATCGAAGCCGCGCGCAGCCTCGGCGCGAACGGCTGGATGGTTGCGTTGCGCGTGATCGTGCCGCTCGCCTGGCCGGGTATCGCCGCGGGCACGATTCTGTGCTTTCTGCTGACGCTCAATGAGTTCGGCATTCTGCTCGTGCTCGGCAGCGCGCATCTGATCACGCTGCCCGTGGCGATCTACAGTTCGGCCACCGTCGATCTCGATCTGCCCACTGCCGCCGCCGGCGCCGTCGTGATGCTGGCAATGTCGCTGTCGTTGTATGCGCTGTATCGCCAGGTCAACAAGCGCAAGGTGCGAGGAGCGAAGTAA
- the phnV gene encoding 2-aminoethylphosphonate ABC transport system, membrane component PhnV, translating into MSDLDQTVLPAVPHRARPVQHGFVARVAGGLFMGFAALLCFWLFVLPVIVVALSSVAAHWSGTILPDGFSMRWFERLGGSDFDALVTSLQIGFGVAILGTILGLWLALALEGRDRRGLGALVDTIAMVPNGVPSVVLGLAVLIAYHKKPLDLSSSAAIVVFVQLALVLPFCYRCAAAALRPELTVLREAAASLGAPPSMVLRRVVLPQLVPAIRASLALGFALSLGELGATLTVYPPGFATVPIVVVGQVERGYYLPASALSLILLIASLAALVLIAARVPRRRVD; encoded by the coding sequence ATGTCCGATCTCGATCAAACCGTGCTGCCCGCCGTGCCGCATCGCGCGCGGCCCGTTCAACACGGATTCGTCGCGCGCGTCGCGGGCGGGCTGTTCATGGGGTTCGCCGCGCTGTTGTGCTTCTGGCTGTTCGTGCTGCCCGTGATCGTGGTCGCGCTGTCGAGCGTGGCCGCGCACTGGTCGGGCACGATCCTGCCGGACGGCTTCAGCATGCGCTGGTTCGAGCGGCTCGGCGGCAGCGATTTCGATGCACTCGTGACCAGCCTTCAGATCGGCTTCGGCGTCGCGATCCTCGGCACGATTCTGGGCCTGTGGCTCGCGCTTGCGCTCGAAGGGCGCGACCGGCGCGGCCTCGGCGCGCTCGTCGACACGATCGCCATGGTGCCCAACGGCGTGCCGAGCGTCGTGCTCGGTCTGGCCGTGCTGATCGCGTATCACAAGAAGCCCCTCGATCTGTCGAGTTCCGCTGCCATCGTCGTGTTCGTTCAGCTCGCGCTGGTGTTGCCGTTTTGCTATCGCTGCGCGGCGGCCGCGCTGCGGCCCGAGCTGACCGTATTGCGCGAGGCGGCTGCGAGCCTCGGTGCGCCGCCGTCGATGGTGCTGCGCCGTGTCGTGCTGCCGCAGCTGGTGCCCGCGATCCGCGCGTCGCTCGCGCTGGGCTTCGCGCTGTCGCTCGGTGAACTCGGCGCAACGCTCACCGTTTATCCGCCGGGCTTCGCCACGGTGCCAATCGTCGTGGTTGGACAGGTCGAGCGCGGCTATTACCTGCCGGCGTCGGCGCTGTCGCTGATTCTGCTGATCGCGTCGCTTGCCGCGCTGGTGCTGATTGCCGCCCGCGTGCCGCGTCGCCGCGTGGACTGA
- a CDS encoding phosphonate utilization associated transcriptional regulator, producing MTENMEIDPGDRIDVVRRHSLTALVRDEIERHIVDGKLAPGDKLNETEWATRLQVSRGPVREAFRALEQAGLVRNEKNRGVFVRTVSLAEADEIYAVRAVLEEAACRMLASRIDAAQLAALRAHVDAMRAALDARDHDAYARANVAFHDAIVATAGNGKLYETYRRLVGELSLFRRAALGVRGDAMERSLAEHRAILAALAARNADEAAQLMLAHVDGGRQRAHEAAQGIAVPRASNGTDEGNDGLSALLA from the coding sequence ATGACCGAAAATATGGAAATTGACCCGGGCGATCGGATCGATGTGGTCAGGCGGCATTCGCTGACGGCGCTGGTGCGCGACGAGATCGAGCGGCACATCGTCGACGGCAAGCTGGCGCCCGGCGACAAGCTGAACGAAACGGAATGGGCCACACGGCTGCAGGTGTCGCGCGGTCCGGTGCGCGAGGCGTTTCGCGCGTTGGAGCAGGCGGGGCTGGTGCGCAACGAGAAGAACCGTGGCGTGTTCGTGCGGACCGTGTCGCTGGCGGAAGCCGACGAAATCTACGCGGTGCGCGCGGTGCTCGAAGAGGCGGCGTGCCGGATGCTGGCATCGCGTATCGATGCCGCGCAACTGGCGGCGCTGCGCGCGCATGTCGACGCCATGCGCGCCGCGCTCGATGCCCGCGATCACGACGCCTATGCGCGCGCGAACGTCGCGTTTCACGACGCGATTGTCGCGACAGCGGGCAACGGCAAGTTGTACGAGACGTATCGCAGGCTGGTGGGTGAATTGAGTCTGTTCCGGCGCGCCGCGCTGGGCGTGCGGGGTGATGCGATGGAGCGCTCGCTCGCCGAGCATCGCGCGATTCTCGCGGCGCTCGCCGCGCGCAACGCGGACGAAGCCGCGCAACTGATGCTCGCGCACGTGGACGGCGGCAGGCAGCGCGCGCATGAGGCCGCGCAGGGCATTGCCGTGCCGCGCGCGTCGAACGGAACGGACGAAGGCAATGACGGCTTGAGCGCGCTGCTCGCCTGA
- the phnA gene encoding phosphonoacetate hydrolase, with amino-acid sequence MAIQFERSVEVNGRSYRLPVKPTVVVCVDGCEYDYLEAAVKAGVAPYIGKMLRDGAAFKGDCVIPSFTNPNNLSIVCGVPPSVHGICGNYFWDPQANEGKGAEVMMNDPGYLRAPTLLAAAADAGAAVAVVTAKDKLRRLLGNKMKGICFSAEKADKVTLEENGIDDVLGLVGLPVPDVYSAGLSEFVFAAGVRLAQTRKLDLMYLSTTDYIQHKWAPGTEGANAFYAMMDGYLAQLDALGWVIGLTADHGMNAKHDPRTGEPNVIYLQDVMDEWLGPRAARVILPITDPYVVHHGALGSFATIYLPRDANARQLIERLGGLKDIEVVLDNQAACERFELPNDRVGDIVVVSKKNTALGTRRDEHDLSGLTVPLRSHGGISEQVVPLIFNRRIDEARVAGKRLRNFDVFDLALNNVAAS; translated from the coding sequence ATGGCAATCCAATTCGAACGCAGTGTTGAAGTGAATGGCCGCAGCTACCGGCTGCCCGTCAAGCCGACGGTGGTCGTGTGTGTCGACGGCTGCGAGTACGACTATCTGGAAGCGGCTGTGAAAGCGGGCGTGGCGCCGTATATCGGCAAGATGTTGCGCGACGGCGCGGCGTTCAAGGGCGACTGCGTGATTCCGTCGTTCACCAACCCGAACAACCTGTCGATTGTCTGCGGCGTGCCGCCCTCGGTGCACGGCATCTGCGGCAACTACTTCTGGGACCCGCAGGCCAACGAAGGCAAGGGCGCCGAAGTCATGATGAACGACCCCGGCTATCTGCGTGCGCCGACGCTGCTGGCCGCTGCCGCCGACGCGGGTGCCGCCGTCGCCGTCGTGACGGCCAAAGACAAGCTGCGCCGTCTGCTGGGCAACAAGATGAAGGGCATCTGCTTTTCGGCGGAAAAGGCCGACAAGGTGACGCTCGAGGAGAACGGCATCGACGACGTGCTCGGGCTGGTCGGTCTTCCCGTGCCCGACGTGTACAGCGCGGGGCTGTCCGAGTTCGTGTTCGCGGCGGGCGTGCGGCTCGCGCAGACGCGCAAGCTCGACCTGATGTATCTGTCGACCACCGACTACATCCAGCACAAGTGGGCGCCCGGCACGGAAGGCGCGAACGCGTTCTACGCAATGATGGACGGCTATCTGGCGCAACTCGACGCGCTCGGCTGGGTGATCGGCCTCACCGCCGACCACGGCATGAACGCGAAGCACGATCCGCGCACGGGCGAGCCGAACGTGATCTATTTGCAGGACGTGATGGACGAATGGCTCGGCCCCCGCGCGGCCCGCGTGATTCTGCCGATCACCGATCCCTACGTGGTGCACCACGGCGCGCTCGGTTCATTCGCGACGATCTATCTGCCGCGCGATGCAAACGCGCGGCAGTTGATCGAACGCCTTGGCGGCTTGAAGGACATCGAAGTCGTGCTCGACAACCAGGCGGCGTGCGAGCGCTTCGAGTTGCCGAACGACCGCGTGGGCGACATCGTCGTCGTCAGCAAAAAGAATACGGCGCTCGGCACGCGCCGCGATGAACATGACCTGTCGGGCTTGACCGTGCCGCTGCGTTCGCACGGCGGTATCTCGGAGCAGGTCGTACCGCTGATCTTCAATCGACGCATCGACGAAGCACGCGTCGCGGGCAAGCGTCTACGCAATTTCGACGTGTTCGACCTTGCGTTAAACAATGTGGCGGCCTCATGA
- the phnY gene encoding phosphonoacetaldehyde dehydrogenase yields MNAILQSNDHPAFRAEALRLKGERAARARTLDVFDPYSGMRVGTVPMASVDDVRAAFEYASAYQATLSRYERSQILERAGNLLRERLEAASDLISLESGLSKQDSRYEIGRVADVLKFASIEALRDDGQSFSCDLTPHGKKRRVFTQRDPLAGVIVAITPFNHPMNQVAHKIAPSIATNNRVILKPSEKVPLSAFYLADILYEAGLPAPMLQVLTGDPREIADELITNPLAELVTFTGGVAIGKHIAERAGYRRVVLELGGNDPLIVLEDADIERAATLAVQGSYKNSGQRCTAVKRIIVQKSIAARFTELVVEKTREWTYGDPFDTSNQMGTVIDADAARLFEARVNEAVAHGARLLTGNQRKGALYAPTVVDQVDPSMTLIREETFGPVSPIITFDTIEDAIRISNGTPFGLSCGLCTNRQDAIPRFINELRVGTVNVWEVPGYRVELTPFGGIKDSGLGYKEGVQEAMKSFTNLKTFSLPWE; encoded by the coding sequence ATGAACGCAATCCTGCAGTCCAACGACCATCCCGCGTTTCGTGCGGAAGCGCTGCGTTTGAAGGGCGAGCGCGCGGCCCGCGCACGCACGCTCGACGTGTTCGATCCGTATTCGGGCATGCGCGTCGGCACGGTGCCGATGGCGAGCGTCGACGACGTGCGCGCCGCTTTCGAATACGCGTCCGCTTATCAGGCGACGCTCTCGCGTTACGAGCGCTCGCAGATCCTCGAGCGCGCGGGCAACTTGCTGCGCGAGCGGCTCGAAGCGGCGTCGGATCTGATCTCGCTCGAATCGGGCTTGTCGAAGCAGGACTCTCGCTATGAGATCGGGCGGGTCGCCGACGTGCTGAAGTTCGCGTCGATCGAAGCGCTGCGCGACGACGGCCAGAGCTTCTCTTGCGATCTGACGCCGCACGGCAAGAAGCGGCGCGTGTTCACGCAGCGCGATCCGCTCGCGGGCGTGATCGTCGCAATCACGCCGTTCAATCACCCGATGAACCAGGTCGCGCACAAGATCGCACCTTCCATCGCGACGAATAATCGCGTGATCCTGAAGCCGTCGGAGAAGGTGCCGCTGTCGGCCTTTTATCTCGCCGATATTCTGTATGAAGCCGGCTTGCCTGCGCCGATGCTGCAGGTGCTGACGGGCGACCCGCGCGAAATCGCCGACGAACTGATCACGAATCCGCTCGCCGAACTCGTCACCTTTACGGGCGGCGTGGCGATCGGCAAGCATATCGCCGAGCGCGCGGGTTACCGGCGCGTGGTGCTGGAGCTCGGCGGCAACGATCCGCTGATCGTGCTCGAAGACGCGGATATCGAACGCGCGGCCACGCTCGCCGTGCAGGGTTCGTACAAGAACTCGGGGCAGCGCTGTACGGCCGTCAAGCGGATCATCGTGCAGAAGAGCATCGCGGCGCGCTTCACCGAGCTGGTCGTCGAGAAAACACGCGAATGGACGTACGGCGATCCGTTCGATACGTCGAACCAGATGGGCACCGTGATCGACGCCGACGCGGCGCGTCTATTCGAAGCGCGCGTGAACGAGGCCGTCGCGCACGGCGCGCGCCTGTTGACGGGCAATCAGCGCAAGGGCGCGTTGTACGCGCCGACGGTCGTCGATCAGGTCGATCCGTCGATGACGCTGATTCGCGAGGAAACGTTCGGCCCCGTCTCGCCGATCATCACCTTCGACACGATCGAAGACGCGATCCGTATCAGCAACGGCACGCCGTTCGGTTTGTCGTGCGGACTGTGCACGAACCGGCAGGACGCGATTCCGCGCTTTATCAACGAACTGCGCGTCGGCACGGTGAACGTGTGGGAAGTGCCCGGGTATCGCGTCGAGCTGACGCCGTTCGGCGGCATCAAGGATTCGGGGCTCGGATACAAGGAAGGCGTGCAGGAAGCGATGAAGAGCTTCACCAATCTCAAGACCTTTTCTCTTCCGTGGGAGTGA
- a CDS encoding phosphonate degradation HD-domain oxygenase: MALNLDDIRGLFEAHGQLAYSGEPVTQLEHALQSGALAESEGAADELIAAAFLHDLGHLLNRQGETPTARGIDDLHQYFALPFLRPVLPEAVLEPIRLHVDAKRCLCAIDAAYFGKLSVDSVRSLELQGGIFSDDEAQAFLKKPFAEDALRLRRWDDLAKEANRATPDLDHYLNVVSRVMERHAGL; the protein is encoded by the coding sequence GTGGCACTGAATCTCGACGACATTCGCGGACTGTTCGAAGCGCACGGGCAGCTTGCCTATAGCGGCGAGCCGGTGACGCAGCTCGAGCATGCATTGCAAAGCGGTGCGCTGGCGGAATCCGAAGGCGCCGCCGATGAGCTGATTGCGGCGGCGTTTCTGCACGACCTCGGGCATTTGCTGAACCGGCAGGGCGAGACGCCGACCGCGCGCGGTATCGACGATCTGCATCAATACTTTGCGTTGCCGTTCTTGCGGCCGGTGCTGCCGGAAGCGGTGCTGGAGCCGATTCGGCTGCACGTCGATGCAAAGCGCTGCCTGTGCGCTATCGATGCGGCGTACTTTGGGAAGTTGTCAGTGGATTCCGTGCGCAGTCTCGAACTGCAGGGCGGCATATTCAGTGACGACGAGGCGCAGGCGTTCCTGAAGAAGCCATTTGCCGAGGACGCGCTGCGTTTGCGTCGCTGGGACGATCTCGCGAAGGAAGCGAATCGCGCCACGCCGGATCTCGATCACTATCTGAATGTCGTCTCGCGCGTGATGGAGAGGCATGCTGGCCTTTGA